In Candidatus Poribacteria bacterium, the sequence AGATATCGGGAGCACCGAGTTCCTCTCGAATGCGATCAAAACTCCCTGATACCTGCTCCGCATCAGCAATATCTGTGGGAATAGGGATAACTGTGCGTCCGGATTCTCCCAATCTCGTGGAGAGGTTTTTAATGTAGGCGGATGAGCGAGACAGTAATGCTACATTACAGCCTTCGTTTACAAATTTACGGGCAAGCGCAGCCCCTAAACCGGGACCTACACCTGCAATAACTGCTATCTTTTCCATGTTTTAATTTTTCCTTGCATTATTCGTGCCTGAGTGCATCAATTGGATGAAGTTTTGCGGCTTTCCATGCCGGATACGCCCCGAAAAAGATGCCTACCAACGCGCTAACAACAAAAGAAACCATTCCGTACATCGGCGAGACCAGGGTTCGCCACTCCCAGAAGGATGTCACCAGTTCCGCGCCGGCTATACCGACCCCAATACCAATGACCCCGCCTACGAGGGCGAGGCTTGTGGACTCCACGAGGAACTGAGCGAGGATATCGGAACGCTGTGCGCCAACGGCTTTACGAAGCCCAATTTCTTTCGTCCGCTCCGTTACAGAGACGAGCATAATGTTCATGATGCCGATACCGCCGACAACGAGAGAAACGACAGCAATCCCCAAAATCAGGTTCGTAAAGGTCTGGTTTGATTCTTCCAAGGTTTCCATGAATTCTGCCTGGTTCCGGACGTGAAAGTCAAGTTCTTTATTTGGGGCGATTTTGTGTTGCTTTCGGAGCAACTCTGTTACCTCGGTTTCCGCTGCCTCAAGGAGTTTACCGTCATTCGCTTGTATACTGATGCTGGAGAGATAATCCTCTCCGAAAACACGCTTCATAGCGGTGGAATAGGGGATGAAAACTTGGTCGTCCGGGTTTCGCCATCCGCTCGCGCCTTTCTCCTTCATAACGCCTACGACGTGGAAACCGACATTCTTAATTTTAACGGTCTGACCGACGGGTTCCACTTCCCCAAAGAGATTGTCAACAACGGTTTTGCCGAGGACACATACGCGTTGACGGTACCGGATTTCAGAGTCTGTAAAAAATCTGCCCTTCTCAACGGTAAAATTCGCCGTGACGAGGTATTCTGGGGACGTTCCAACGATGGTTGTGTTCGCATTTTTATTTAGGTACTTCACCTGTGCGCGGCTGCTCACCTCCGGCGTGACATATCCAAAAGTCTGCCCACGTGCCTCCAACGCCTCCATATCCGCAACAGTGAGACTTTTACGGGCATCCGCAGAACCGCGCCCGCGGAACCTGCTTTGACCTGGGCGAACAGCGAGAATGTTCGCACCCAGCGTCTGAATTCGTTCGGTGACATCGGCTTTCGCGCCTTCACCAATTGAGGTCGTGGTTATAATTGCACCGACACCGATGATCACCCCTAACATCGTTAACATAGATCGGAGTTTATTTGCCAGCAAGGCACTCAATGCGTTTGTAAGACTCTCCAAGATACTCATAATCTTCCCTCTCGATGCCATTTATGGTAAAACTTAGAATTAATTAGACATTCTAAAGAGGCGAAGATACAATCCTCGCCTACCAGGTCGGCGGAAAATGTCTGTTTATTTTTCTGGTTTACCATAGTCTTCAATTAATTCTACAGAATGTGTCGGGAATCGGAGTTCCCTTCTACCAGCCAAGTGATAGTATTTACCGTCCGCGTCCGCCACCGCCAGTCATTCTGCGCATTGTGGAGGCTGGGTTCTGCATCATGCGTCGCCGCCAATCCTCACCGCCCCCAGCACCCCCGCGTTGCATGCCGCCGATCGCGACGATATCTCCTTCAGTGAGTCCAGAGACAATTTCGATCTTGTCAAAACTGCTCACACCAGCGACAATCGGTTGTGGACGCCCGGGTTGACCATTTTCACCAACAATTCTGACCATCTTCCTACCTCGCATGTCGAGCACTGCTTCAGGGGGAAGGGTGAGAATGTCGGTTTTGTTAACAGCCGAAATCTGGACGGTGGCGTTCATTCCGGGTTTGAGGTAGGGTATCTTTGCCTCATCAGTCTCTGCCGGTTCGGCTTGTGCGGGTGCTTCTTCAGGAGGGGCTTCCGCAAAGAAACCGCCGAAAAGTCCGCCCCAATCGTCTCCTCCATCAGCCTCTTCGGCGCTTGCAACGGGTTGCTCCTGTGTCGGTTGCGCGGGTGCTTCTGCTTCTTGCGGGGTTGGTCTTGATCTTTCACCTGGCCCCCCGCCTTCTGCCTGCCGTTGTTGACGCATCGCACGGAAACGTTCGCGCTGCTCATCGGTCATATTCGCCATATCGGGACGGGTCCCGCCGCCCCACCTTCCGGCACCAGCCCGCATCCCTTGCCGTGTGCTTGTAGCTTCCACATTTTTCAACT encodes:
- a CDS encoding FtsX-like permease family protein gives rise to the protein MSILESLTNALSALLANKLRSMLTMLGVIIGVGAIITTTSIGEGAKADVTERIQTLGANILAVRPGQSRFRGRGSADARKSLTVADMEALEARGQTFGYVTPEVSSRAQVKYLNKNANTTIVGTSPEYLVTANFTVEKGRFFTDSEIRYRQRVCVLGKTVVDNLFGEVEPVGQTVKIKNVGFHVVGVMKEKGASGWRNPDDQVFIPYSTAMKRVFGEDYLSSISIQANDGKLLEAAETEVTELLRKQHKIAPNKELDFHVRNQAEFMETLEESNQTFTNLILGIAVVSLVVGGIGIMNIMLVSVTERTKEIGLRKAVGAQRSDILAQFLVESTSLALVGGVIGIGVGIAGAELVTSFWEWRTLVSPMYGMVSFVVSALVGIFFGAYPAWKAAKLHPIDALRHE